A window of Castanea sativa cultivar Marrone di Chiusa Pesio chromosome 1, ASM4071231v1 contains these coding sequences:
- the LOC142621732 gene encoding binding partner of ACD11 1 isoform X1: protein MYPGGYTAEVTSLSPKATEKDVYDFFAHCGAIEHVELIRAGECACTAYVTFKDAYALETAVLLSGATIVDQCICIQHWGTYESDPWNSLSWKPEDNTSSIQVIHTGQCVSTSGEAVTVAQEVVKTMLAKGYVLGKDALIKAKAFDEYHGVSATAAAKIAELSDRIGLTDKIHVGMETVKSVDEKFHVSEITKSAATVTGTAAVVAAMVTGKAAVAAGHAVVNSTYFAKGALWVSESLNRAAKAVADFGSHGTDGSKQID from the exons atgtaCCCTGGTGGTTACACTGCTGAAGTTACAAGCTTATCTCCCAAAGCAACAGAGAAAGATGTTTACGATTTTTTCGCTCACTGTGGTGCAATTGAGCATGTTGAGCTTATCAG AGCTGGTGAATGTGCTTGTACTGCATATGTGACATTTAAAGATGCTTATGCTCTGGAAACTGCTGTTCTGCTTAGT GGAGCTACCATTGTGGATCAATGTATATGCATACAACACTGGGGGACATATGAATCTGATCCTTGGAACAGTCTATCTTGGAAACCAGAAGATAATACAAGCTCAATT CAGGTTATTCACACGGGACAATGTGTCTCCACCTCCGGAGAAGCTGTAACAGTAGCTCAGGAAGTTGTCAAAACAATGCTAGCCAAGGGATATGTTCTAGGCAAAGACGCATTAATCAAGGCCAAAGCTTTTGATGAGTACCATGGAGTCTCAGCTACTGCAGCAGCCAAGATTGCTGAGCTTAGCGATAGAATTGGACTCACTGATAAAATTCATGTTGGCATGGAAACTGTTAAGTCTGTGGACGAAAAATTCCATGTTTCAGAAATCACCAAGTCAGCTGCAACAGTCACTGGGACAGCAGCTGTAGTTGCGGCAATGGTTACAGGAAAAGCTGCTGTTGCAGCTGGTCATGCTGTAGTCAACAGCACTTACTTTGCCAAAGGAGCACTTTGGGTTTCAGAATCATTGAATCGTGCAGCTAAAGCTGTAGCTGATTTTGGTAGCCATGGTACTGATGGTAGTAAACAAATAGATTGA
- the LOC142621930 gene encoding transcription factor PRE6-like produces the protein MSSRRSRQSGASRITDDQIIDLVSKLRQLVPEIQNRRSDKVSASKVLQETCNYIRSLHREVDDLSERLSQLLATIDADSAEAAIIRSLISQ, from the exons ATGTCTAGCAGAAGGTCAAGGCAATCTGGGGCTTCAAGGATCACTGATGACCAAATCATCGACCTCGTTTCCAAGTTACGCCAACTTGTTCCTGAGATTCAAAATAGGCGTTCTGACAAg gTATCTGCTTCTAAGGTCCTACAAGAGACCTGCAACTATATCAGAAGCTTGCACAGAGAAGTGGATGACCTTAGCGAGCGACTGTCCCAACTTTTGGCCACAATTGATGCTGATAGCGCTGAGGCTGCGATAATTAGGAGCTTAATCTCGCAATAA
- the LOC142621732 gene encoding binding partner of ACD11 1 isoform X2, whose protein sequence is MYPGGYTAEVTSLSPKATEKDVYDFFAHCGAIEHVELIRAGECACTAYVTFKDAYALETAVLLSGATIVDQCICIQHWGTYESDPWNSLSWKPEDNTSSIVIHTGQCVSTSGEAVTVAQEVVKTMLAKGYVLGKDALIKAKAFDEYHGVSATAAAKIAELSDRIGLTDKIHVGMETVKSVDEKFHVSEITKSAATVTGTAAVVAAMVTGKAAVAAGHAVVNSTYFAKGALWVSESLNRAAKAVADFGSHGTDGSKQID, encoded by the exons atgtaCCCTGGTGGTTACACTGCTGAAGTTACAAGCTTATCTCCCAAAGCAACAGAGAAAGATGTTTACGATTTTTTCGCTCACTGTGGTGCAATTGAGCATGTTGAGCTTATCAG AGCTGGTGAATGTGCTTGTACTGCATATGTGACATTTAAAGATGCTTATGCTCTGGAAACTGCTGTTCTGCTTAGT GGAGCTACCATTGTGGATCAATGTATATGCATACAACACTGGGGGACATATGAATCTGATCCTTGGAACAGTCTATCTTGGAAACCAGAAGATAATACAAGCTCAATT GTTATTCACACGGGACAATGTGTCTCCACCTCCGGAGAAGCTGTAACAGTAGCTCAGGAAGTTGTCAAAACAATGCTAGCCAAGGGATATGTTCTAGGCAAAGACGCATTAATCAAGGCCAAAGCTTTTGATGAGTACCATGGAGTCTCAGCTACTGCAGCAGCCAAGATTGCTGAGCTTAGCGATAGAATTGGACTCACTGATAAAATTCATGTTGGCATGGAAACTGTTAAGTCTGTGGACGAAAAATTCCATGTTTCAGAAATCACCAAGTCAGCTGCAACAGTCACTGGGACAGCAGCTGTAGTTGCGGCAATGGTTACAGGAAAAGCTGCTGTTGCAGCTGGTCATGCTGTAGTCAACAGCACTTACTTTGCCAAAGGAGCACTTTGGGTTTCAGAATCATTGAATCGTGCAGCTAAAGCTGTAGCTGATTTTGGTAGCCATGGTACTGATGGTAGTAAACAAATAGATTGA